A window of Nicotiana tabacum cultivar K326 chromosome 24, ASM71507v2, whole genome shotgun sequence contains these coding sequences:
- the LOC107816040 gene encoding adenylate isopentenyltransferase-like encodes MLMVHISCSISSILISAYLSLIIFIIQYHHFLMRRLLKSFVPTTHHCLLLHSSSYINHSKNLKFFLPNRLTWVRNMATGRTVVGPTNKNKIVVVMGATGSGKSKLSIDLATRYFPNSEIINSDKIQISKGLDITTNKISMSERRGVFHHLLGEFSSEFSPSDFRWVASDRISDIINRNKLPLIVGGSNSFIYAFLSNRFEPGLDVFNESNPVQCISKELLYNCCFIWVDVLTPVLNQYLFKRVDEMMKSGMYEELEEFFEKNGFSGANSASRHSGLRKAIGVPEMERYFQKYKNCTVEEKCRLYEEAVREIKENTRQLAEKQIWKIQRLREAGWDLQRVDATEAFTAAMTPGNTKIPVPATEIWEKQVVKPSVKIVKRFLLE; translated from the coding sequence ATGTTAATGGTACATATTAGTTGCAGCATTAGCAGTATTCTAATCTCTGCTTATCTCAGCTTAATCATATTCATTATTCAATATCATCACTTCCTTATGAGAAGATTACTAAAATCATTCGTACCAACAACTCATCACTGTCTTCTTCTCCACTCATCATCATACATTAATCATAgcaaaaatctcaaattttttctTCCAAATCGTCTCACATGGGTACGCAACATGGCCACGGGTAGAACCGTGGTGGGACCCACGAACAAGAACAAAATCGTCGTCGTAATGGGTGCTACTGGTTCTGGAAAATCAAAACTCTCTATCGACCTCGCCACTCGTTATTTTCCTAATTCAGAAATCATTAACTCCGACAAAATCCAAATTTCTAAAGGTCTCGACATTACTACAAACAAAATCTCAATGTCTGAACGTCGCGGCGTATTTCACCATTTACTCGGCGAGTTTTCGTCGGAGTTTTCTCCTTCTGATTTCCGGTGGGTTGCTTCGGACAGAATCTCAGACATCATCAATCGTAACAAGCTCCCGTTAATCGTCGGTGGGTCCAACTCATTCATCTACGCTTTCTTATCAAACCGGTTCGAACCGGGACTCGACGTTTTCAACGAATCGAACCCGGTTCAGTGTATATCAAAAGAGCTTCTTTATAACTGTTGCTTCATTTGGGTGGATGTTTTAACTCCGGTTTTGAATCAGTATTTATTTAAACGAGTTGATGAAATGATGAAATCCGGGATGTATGAGGAATTGGAAGAGTTTTTTGAGAAAAACGGATTTTCCGGTGCAAACTCAGCGAGTCGACACAGCGGGTTGAGAAAGGCAATAGGGGTGCCGGAGATGGAGAGGTATTTTCAAAAGTACAAGAATTGTACGGTAGAGGAGAAATGCAGGTTGTACGAGGAAGCAGTGAGGGAAATAAAGGAGAACACGCGGCAGCTAGCGGAGAAGCAGATATGGAAGATCCAACGGCTGAGAGAAGCTGGGTGGGACCTACAAAGAGTTGATGCCACGGAGGCATTCACGGCGGCGATGACGCCGGGAAATACCAAGATCCCGGTTCCGGCGACGGAGATATGGGAGAAACAAGTGGTGAAACCAAGCGTGAAGATTGTGAAGCGTTTTTTGTTAGAGTGA